The Stegostoma tigrinum isolate sSteTig4 chromosome 9, sSteTig4.hap1, whole genome shotgun sequence genome includes a region encoding these proteins:
- the mkks gene encoding McKusick-Kaufman/Bardet-Biedl syndromes putative chaperonin encodes MMASIVRKIASSCSSGPLNSDVLCQALSTLRGIVESCYGPFGRLKLIHNAVGGYVLTTSQSSALLRSLSVSHPVIKLLIASVLNHVSRFSDSGLFTAILCCNLAESAKQLNILTSHIVKIHKHLLNICLDYLTSEECSCKIQIDFSNSKTLLSLVRTMINKPTCMLTTKEADYISSLVLKAFFYSIPSVIGDNISLGKMQIVPIEGQRVTDSCVLSGILIEIFSSPSTTVDITKLTIGYIKVAVFNVSMSGDVVDSGNGTWEVTPGFRPEDESLAQLLKVGKQLVCDQVHLVVCQKVIHPVLKQYLQEQQVMVGDRLGVALMDPLIQITGAQSISSYYHPIPPDCYGIIKNLCVVKFGFKQFLHLIPNENKPVCSLLLCNRSEAGVNELKLVCQSAEHVLRLTLKEPLAVLGGGCTEFHLATYVGHKRQSVTDEALAELGCSRSEYGIVADSFCRSLQRTASSLEHDGGENFIDTKYSHRWSVLPKIPLHTDWSEVFSRCACRLYTAEPNLNWIVPGNGVAITSLELPLERPTEYLPDQLVLDSYSVKLNALQVAVETANLIVDLQYVIQDQN; translated from the exons ATGATGGCCTCAATTGTGCGTAAAATAGCATCTTCGTGCAGCTCCGGACCGTTAAATAGTGATGTTCTTTGTCAGGCTCTTTCCACTCTCAGAGGAATTGTGGAGTCCTGTTATGGCCCATTTGGTAGACTTAAACTAATTCACAATGCTGTAGGAGGCTACGTTTTAACCACATCACAGTCTTCAGCCCTTTTGCGTAGCCTTTCTGTGTCCCATCCTGTGATCAAGTTACTAATAGCTTCCGTGCTGAATCATGTTTCTCGATTTAGCGATTCTGGACTATTTACAGCAATTCTCTGCTGTAATTTGGCTGAAAGTGCAAAACAACTTAACATATTAACCAGTCACATTGTCAAAATCCATAAACACCTTCTGAATATTTGCCTTGACTATCTAACTTCAGAAGAATGTAGCTGCAAAATACAAATAGATTTTAGTAACAGCAAGACTTTGCTTTCGCTTGTTCGTACGATGATAAATAAGCCTACTTGTATGCTGACCACAAAAGAAGCTGACTACATCAGTTCATTAGTGTTAAAGGCATTCTTTTATTCAATACCATCTGTGATCGGAGATAATATATCTTTGGGAAAGATGCAGATTGTTCCCATTGAGGGACAACGTGTTACTGACTCTTGTGTGCTTTCTGGGATCCTTATAGAGATATTTTCATCTCCTTCAACAACAGTTGATATTACAAAATTGACAATTGGTTACATTAAGGTTGCTGTATTCAATGTCTCCATGTCAGGAGATGTTGTTGACAGTGGAAATGGAACCTGGGAGGTGACACCAGGTTTCAGGCCAGAAGATGAATCACTTGCACAGCTGCTGAAAGTGGGAAAACAGCTAGTTTGTGACCAAGTTCACCTTGTGGTATGCCAAAAAGTAATCCATCCTGTTCTAAAACAATATCTTCAGGAGCAACAAGTGATGGTAGGAGATAGACTTGGAGTTGCTCTCATGGACCCTCTGATTCAAATAACAG GTGCACAATCCATTAGTTCATATTATCATCCTATTCCCCCTGACTGCTATGGCATTATTAAGAACCTGTGCGTAGTGAAGTTTGGTTTCAAGCAATTCCTACACCTGATTCCAAATGAGAATAAGCCTGTGTGTAGTTTGTTACTATGCAATCGAAGTGAAGCTGGAGTGAATGAGCTGAAG CTTGTCTGTCAATCTGCAGAACATGTGTTGCGACTTACACTCAAAGAGCCTTTAGCTGTACTAGGAGGAGGTTGTACTGAATTCCATCTGGCTACTTATGTTGGACATAAG CGTCAAAGTGTGACTGATGAAGCATTAGCAGAGTTGGGCTGCTCTCGATCTGAATATGGAATTGTTGCTGACAGTTTCTGCCGCTCATTGCAGCGTACTGCCTCATCACTGGAACATGATGGCGGTGAGAACTTCATTGATACTAAGTATTCCCATCGTTGGTCAGTTctgcccaagatccctctgcacacaGACTGGTCAGAAGTATTTTCTAGATGTGCTTGCCGTTTATACACAGCGGAACCAAATCTAAACTGGATTGTTCCAGGTAATGGGGTGGCAATAACAAGCCTAGAATTGCCCCTTGAGAGACCTACTGAGTATCTCCCAGATCAATTAGTATTGGACTCTTATTCTGTGAAACTTAATGCATTGCAAGTAGCTGTAGAAACAGCAAATTTAATTGTTGATTTACAGTACGTTATTCAGGACCAGAATTAA